A single window of Brevundimonas vitisensis DNA harbors:
- the glmS gene encoding glutamine--fructose-6-phosphate transaminase (isomerizing) has product MCGIIGIVGNQPVADRLIESLKRLEYRGYDSAGIAAQVDGVLERRRAPGKLKELEKVLAAQPLVATTGIGHTRWATHGAPTERNAHPHIAGRVAVVHNGIIENFAELKAELIAAGRTFSSDTDTEVVAHLLDSELATGLSPLEAFKATLDRLTGAFALCVLISGEDEVILAARNGPPLAVGHGDGEMFIGSDGLALGPFTNKITYLEDGDYVLATHAGARIFDASGSEVARAVKTVPASAVLMEKGNYRHFMEKEIHDQPEGCQHTIAAYVDTLTDRTRVEGIDFAGLERIQIVACGTSYIAGMIGRYLIESLADLPVDVEIASEFRYRNPSLRANALAIAMSQSGETADTLAAFRHCAQAGMKTAAIVNATESTIAREADVVWPIHCGPEIGVASTKAFTAQVSVMIAIAIAAAKARGRIDGAEEQRLVRVLLGAPRLIAEAIGLEGAIKDIAAEIAKARDVLYLGRGPMSALALEGALKLKEISYIHAEGYAAGELKHGPIALVDEATPIIILAPYDSWFEKSASNMSEVMARGGQVVFITDPEGARHAPAGAKVVVTAPGCDPLISALVMSAPIQLLAYHVAVVKGADVDQPRNLAKSVTVE; this is encoded by the coding sequence ATGTGCGGCATCATCGGCATTGTCGGAAACCAGCCCGTGGCGGATCGGCTGATCGAAAGTCTGAAGCGGCTGGAGTACCGGGGCTATGACTCGGCCGGTATCGCGGCCCAAGTCGATGGCGTGCTGGAGCGCCGCCGCGCCCCCGGCAAGCTGAAGGAGTTGGAAAAGGTCCTCGCCGCCCAGCCCCTGGTTGCCACGACCGGCATCGGTCATACCCGCTGGGCCACCCATGGCGCGCCGACCGAGCGCAATGCCCATCCCCATATCGCGGGGCGGGTGGCGGTGGTCCACAACGGCATCATCGAGAATTTCGCGGAACTGAAGGCCGAGCTGATCGCGGCGGGCCGGACCTTCTCATCCGATACCGACACCGAGGTGGTCGCCCATCTGCTGGACAGCGAACTGGCCACAGGGCTGTCCCCGCTGGAAGCGTTCAAGGCCACGCTGGACCGGCTGACCGGGGCCTTTGCCCTGTGCGTGCTGATTTCGGGCGAGGACGAGGTCATCCTGGCGGCGCGCAACGGCCCGCCCCTGGCGGTCGGGCATGGCGACGGTGAAATGTTCATCGGATCGGACGGCCTGGCGCTGGGCCCCTTCACGAACAAGATCACCTATCTGGAAGACGGCGACTATGTCCTGGCCACCCATGCCGGGGCGCGCATCTTCGATGCCAGCGGCAGCGAGGTGGCGCGGGCAGTCAAGACGGTGCCCGCCTCTGCCGTGCTGATGGAAAAGGGCAACTATCGCCACTTCATGGAGAAGGAGATCCATGATCAGCCCGAGGGCTGCCAGCACACCATCGCCGCCTATGTCGACACCCTGACCGATCGCACGCGCGTCGAGGGCATCGATTTCGCGGGCCTGGAGCGGATCCAGATCGTCGCCTGCGGCACCTCCTACATCGCCGGAATGATCGGTCGGTATCTGATCGAATCGCTGGCCGACCTGCCGGTGGACGTCGAGATCGCGTCCGAGTTCCGCTATCGCAATCCGTCCCTGCGGGCCAATGCCCTGGCCATCGCCATGTCCCAGTCGGGCGAGACCGCCGACACCCTGGCCGCCTTCCGCCACTGTGCCCAGGCCGGGATGAAGACCGCCGCCATCGTCAATGCCACCGAGAGCACCATCGCCCGCGAGGCTGATGTGGTGTGGCCCATCCATTGCGGACCCGAGATCGGCGTCGCCTCGACCAAGGCCTTTACCGCCCAGGTCAGTGTGATGATCGCCATCGCCATCGCCGCCGCCAAGGCGCGGGGCCGCATCGATGGTGCGGAGGAGCAGCGGCTGGTTCGCGTGCTGCTGGGCGCGCCGCGCCTGATTGCCGAGGCCATTGGTCTGGAAGGCGCGATCAAGGACATCGCCGCCGAGATCGCCAAGGCGCGCGACGTCCTCTACCTGGGGCGCGGCCCCATGTCGGCGCTGGCGCTGGAAGGCGCGCTGAAGCTGAAGGAGATCAGCTATATCCACGCCGAGGGCTATGCCGCCGGCGAGCTGAAGCACGGCCCGATCGCCCTGGTGGACGAAGCGACGCCGATCATCATCTTGGCCCCCTATGATTCCTGGTTCGAGAAGTCGGCCTCGAACATGAGCGAGGTCATGGCGCGCGGCGGGCAGGTGGTCTTCATCACCGATCCGGAAGGCGCACGCCACGCGCCCGCCGGGGCCAAGGTGGTGGTGACGGCCCCGGGGTGCGATCCCCTGATCTCGGCCCTGGTCATGTCGGCGCCGATCCAACTGCTGGCCTATCACGTGGCCGTGGTGAAGGGGGCGGACGTCGATCAGCCGCGGAACCTGGCCAAGTCCGTCACGGTTGAATGA
- the glmM gene encoding phosphoglucosamine mutase, translated as MGDRKYFGTDGIRGRANTLPMTAEVALRVGLAAGRLFMSKDDRRHLVVIGKDTRLSGYMIEPALVAGFASVGMDVRTFGPIPTPGVAMMTRSMRADLGVMISASHNDYADNGIKLFGPDGYKLSDETELTIEAMMDQPLDQGLAPSARLGRVKRIDEAPARYIEIAKAAFPKSLSLQGLRIAVDCANGAAYRVAPTTLFELGAEVCAVGVSPNGTNINADCGSTHPHTLAAAVKEYRADIGIALDGDADRLIVCDEKGQIVDGDQIMAMIGLDWARRGRLSGGGVVATVMSNLGLERLLKAEGLTLERTSVGDRYVMERMRGGGFNLGGEQSGHLILHDYATTGDGLMAALQVLAVMVESGRPMSELARQFEPVPQLLKNVRYTAGKPLEAATVQAAIADGEARLNGTGRLLVRPSGTEKLIRVMAEGDDESLVKAVVADVAAAVQAAG; from the coding sequence ATGGGCGACAGGAAATATTTCGGCACTGACGGCATTCGCGGTCGGGCCAACACCCTGCCCATGACGGCAGAGGTGGCGCTGCGGGTTGGATTGGCTGCCGGGCGGCTGTTCATGTCCAAGGACGATCGTCGCCACCTGGTGGTGATCGGCAAGGACACCCGGCTGTCGGGATACATGATCGAACCGGCCCTGGTCGCCGGTTTTGCCTCGGTCGGCATGGATGTTCGCACCTTCGGCCCCATTCCCACGCCGGGGGTGGCCATGATGACCCGGTCGATGCGCGCCGACCTGGGGGTGATGATCTCGGCCTCGCACAACGACTATGCCGACAACGGCATCAAGCTGTTCGGGCCGGACGGCTACAAGCTGTCGGACGAGACCGAGCTGACCATCGAGGCCATGATGGATCAGCCGCTGGACCAGGGCCTGGCCCCCTCGGCGCGTCTGGGACGGGTCAAGCGGATCGACGAAGCTCCCGCCCGCTATATCGAGATCGCCAAGGCCGCCTTCCCCAAGAGCCTCAGCCTGCAGGGCCTTCGCATCGCGGTCGATTGTGCGAACGGAGCGGCCTATCGCGTGGCCCCGACCACCCTGTTCGAACTGGGGGCAGAGGTCTGCGCCGTCGGCGTCTCGCCGAACGGCACCAACATCAATGCCGACTGTGGCTCCACCCATCCCCACACCCTGGCGGCGGCGGTCAAGGAATACCGCGCCGACATCGGCATCGCCCTGGACGGTGATGCCGATCGGCTGATCGTCTGCGACGAGAAGGGCCAGATCGTGGACGGGGATCAGATCATGGCCATGATCGGTCTGGACTGGGCCCGGCGCGGTCGGCTGAGCGGCGGTGGCGTCGTTGCCACCGTCATGTCCAACCTTGGGCTGGAGCGGCTGTTGAAGGCCGAGGGCCTGACGCTGGAGCGGACCTCGGTCGGCGATCGCTATGTCATGGAGCGGATGCGCGGCGGCGGCTTCAACCTGGGCGGCGAACAGTCGGGCCACCTGATCCTGCACGACTATGCCACGACCGGCGACGGCCTGATGGCGGCGCTTCAGGTCCTGGCCGTTATGGTCGAGAGTGGACGGCCCATGAGTGAGCTGGCCCGTCAGTTCGAGCCGGTGCCGCAACTGCTGAAGAACGTCCGCTACACGGCCGGAAAGCCGCTGGAAGCCGCCACCGTCCAGGCGGCGATCGCTGATGGAGAGGCCCGCCTGAACGGCACCGGCCGCCTGCTGGTCCGCCCCTCCGGCACCGAAAAGCTGATCCGCGTCATGGCCGAGGGCGACGACGAGAGCCTGGTCAAGGCCGTGGTCGCCGACGTTGCCGCCGCGGTCCAGGCGGCGGGCTGA